In the genome of Microcoleus sp. bin38.metabat.b11b12b14.051, the window CACCATGAATATTTGTTTGGGTTCAAACTCCCCCATCAATTGATACTGACATTCTAAGGCAATCTTTTGCAGAGCTGATAGCAAGGAAAACTTAAGCGCCTTTTGCAGGTGATGATTTATAAGTTTACGATCTTTTCTTAGGTGATTAACAAAAGAATTGACTCCTAGGCAAACAGCCAGATTTGGATAATGTCCTAAAATGTTTGTTACAATCCCTCCGACAATTGCCCCCAGAGTTAAACTTTCCATCCTTTTCTGCCGTTTGTATGGTTGAATATGTATTGCTTTTAAATATAAACTATTTTAACGGAGATAGACATCTCAGAAAAAAATCTTATTTCGTTACAGCCTTGGAACCGGGAGAAAACCTGGTTATGAAGGTTTTGATGCGTCTAGGACTCAATTAAAAAAATCCAGCAAGACGATCGCCCTTATAGAACCCATTTGATATCTTTTGTAAAATCCTTACAGGTGAACCATTTTAGCCTAAATTTAGGATTCTAGTGATTCTACTGAAACCTAGTTGTGGTAATCGGTCTGGAATATATCTCAAATGGGTTCTATACTATTCTTAGTATTGGTAAGCCCAAAACCATGTCACTCACACAAACCCAAGTCACCTATACTGAAGCTCAAGCGAATCTTGAGGAACTGTGCGAACAAGTCATCAACGATCGCGATGCCATCATCATCACCCGCAAAGACGGCGAAAACGTAGCCTTAATTGCCGCTGACGAATTGGCAAGCTTAATAGAGACAGTCTACCTGCTG includes:
- a CDS encoding type II toxin-antitoxin system Phd/YefM family antitoxin — translated: MSLTQTQVTYTEAQANLEELCEQVINDRDAIIITRKDGENVALIAADELASLIETVYLLRSPKNADRLLSALKDAQARIVKPHTVSELRQEVNS